In Carassius gibelio isolate Cgi1373 ecotype wild population from Czech Republic chromosome B19, carGib1.2-hapl.c, whole genome shotgun sequence, one DNA window encodes the following:
- the LOC127979146 gene encoding uncharacterized protein LOC127979146 isoform X3 — protein MSVSPNGDMMFCKQNTGYETIVNDIIALNTNAQPCIASEASGVRPDNTTTPGRKVVVTAQIHAPPQTSTNSAPTDHMRSLANTIPPLSPQAFVDGSSGVGVRRLSITHQEDQDVTALSVQTGGQKPARPRETGVIPNTPERKRPRQSTESEDTAICNEHDVQAWDGCDTTSTSNVDQQKDLNPSPDTVENVADSDGDAEKLSSDQEEYKNRQQNDANREIWNRLNTVIKNQEIILEQQARFHQINVENQEKILEQQARYYQIIVKNQEQILEEQACFQQIIVKNQADFKQILQKTLKIIIASQIRFQT, from the exons CACAACCTTGCATTGCATCCGAGGCGTCCGGGGTTAGGCCTGACAACACCACAACACCCG GAAGAAAAGTGGTTGTGACTGCCCAGATCCATGCCCCACCGCAAACATCTACAAACTCTGCACCAACTG ATCATATGAGGAGTCTTGCTAACACTATACCACCATTATCACCACAAGCATTTGTTGATGGCAGTTCTGGTGTAGGTGTTAGGAGGCTATCAATAACACATCAGGAAGACCAGGACGTGACTGCTCTGTCGGTTCAGACTGGTGGACAAAAGCCTGCAAGACCCCGAGAGACCGGTGTGATACCTAACACCCCTGAGCGAAAACGTCCAAGACAATCTACTG aATCAGAAGACACAGCGATCTGTAACGAACATGATGTTCAAGCATGGGACGGGTGCGATACGACCAGCACGTCTAATGTGGATCAACAGAAAGATTTAAATCCATCCCCAGACACCGTTGAAAACGTCGCAGATTCAGACGGTGATGCAGAAAAACTTTCTTCAGACCAAGAGGAATACAAGAACCGACAGCAGAACGACGCAAACAGAGAAATTTGGAACCGTCTGAACACTGTTATCAAGAACCAAGAAATAATTCTAGAGCAGCAAGCACGTTTTCATCAGATTAATGTCGAGAACCAAGAAAAAATTCTAGAACAGCAAGCACGTTATTATCAGATTATTGTCAAGAACCAAGAACAAATTCTAGAGGAGCAAGCATGTTTTCAGCAGATTATTGTCAAGAACCAAGCAGATTTTAAACAGATACTAcagaaaacacttaaaataattattgcatCGCAAATACGTTTCCAGACCTAG